The following are encoded in a window of Amaranthus tricolor cultivar Red isolate AtriRed21 chromosome 2, ASM2621246v1, whole genome shotgun sequence genomic DNA:
- the LOC130806691 gene encoding pentatricopeptide repeat-containing protein At5g13770, chloroplastic-like, whose amino-acid sequence MAIPTSSGISPANFIYPLHNSSKFTIFKAFQTIFSPPWPTKFIIVHSSTYPSPVLEEEPSPVLPLVEFTYGAPKSEEQNLNKLIRELLKDPRTEDLGLEYYEKAKLSSQYQPQKTTLKSLLRYLVKSKKWDLISVISRDIKMYQVLPDKVFCAEIVSTCIKNRKFKIVDLFLDSLEIDKEIVGFGYESALRSYNKLHIYSLTIDLYEKMKLNDVVLDLDGYVLVMEAYKKVGKYKKVLEIFSELEGSIKQEDTEASSRVYGVLLEALGKLGQSEKAIEQFKQMGEKGIPLNASIYTMLIGSLAEKKEIDVVEKLVEDAESKKMLKDPALFLKLVIMYVEEGLLEKTLDVVNKMKGVNLKISDCIFCAIVNGYAKKRGLNSASRVYQELVLDGCEPGQVTYASIINVYFRLALYWKAKKVFDEMQQKGYDKCVVAYSTMIVMYGKTGQLREAMKLLAKMKERGCEPNVWVYNSLIDLHGRAMNLRQVEKIWKEMRRRKVKADRVSYTSLIGAYSRAREFETCIMFYDEYRRNRGGIDLALAGIMVGVFSKTSRIDELIKLLQDLKDEGMKLDTRLYRSALNAMRDAGLHIQARWLEDSFGVTSVDRLISHNKRIRTTPLLF is encoded by the coding sequence ATGGCAATTCCCACTTCTTCAGGCATTTCACCTGCAAATTTCATATACCCACTTCATAATTCATCCaaattcaccattttcaaaGCTTTTCAAACCATTTTCTCTCCTCCATGGCCCACCAAATTCATCATAGTTCATTCCTCAACTTACCCTTCTCCTGTTCTAGAAGAAGAACCTTCCCCTGTTCTTCCCCTTGTAGAATTCACTTATGGAGCTCCAAAATCTGAGGAACAGAATCTTAACAAACTTATCAGAGAATTGTTGAAGGATCCCAGAACAGAAGATCTTGGGTTAGAGTATTATGAGAAGGCAAAATTGAGTTCCCAATATCAACCCCAGAAAACAACTCTTAAATCTTTATTGAGGTATTTAGTAAAATCCAAGAAATGGGATTTAATTTCTGTGATTTCTAGAGATATAAAAATGTACCAAGTTTTGCCTGATAAAGTATTTTGTGCTGAAATTGTTAGTACTTgtatcaaaaatagaaaatttaaaattgttgaTTTGTTCTTAGATAGCCTTGAAATTGATAAAGAAATTGTTGGTTTTGGGTATGAATCTGCTTTAAGAAGCTATAATAAGCTTCATATCTATAGCTTAACAATTGATTTGTATGAAAAAATGAAGTTAAATGATGTTGTTTTGGATCTTGATGGGTATGTTTTGGTCATGGAAGCTTATAAAAAAGTGGGTAAGTATAAGAAAGTTCTAGAAATTTTTAGTGAATTGGAAGGTAGTATAAAGCAAGAAGATACAGAAGCTTCATCTAGGGTTTATGGTGTTTTGCTTGAAGCTTTAGGGAAATTAGGTCAATCCGAGAAGGCTATTGAGCAATTTAAACAAATGGGTGAAAAGGGTATTCCTTTAAATGCATCAATTTACACTATGTTGATCGGATCATTGGCCGAGAAAAAAGAGATCGATGTTGTTGAAAAACTTGTTGAAGATGCTGAATCAAAGAAAATGTTGAAGGATCCGGCATTGTTCTTGAAGTTAGTGATCATGTATGTagaagaaggattgttggaaaaGACTCTAGATGTAGTAAATAAAATGAAAGGTGTAAATTTGAAGATTTCTGATTGTATATTTTGTGCAATTGTTAATGGTTATGCTAAGAAAAGGGGGTTAAATTCAGCATCAAGAGTATACCAAGAACTAGTTTTGGATGGGTGTGAGCCGGGGCAAGTAACCTATGCGTCGATAATCAATGTGTACTTCCGGCTTGCGTTGTATTGGAAGGCGAAGAAAGTGTTTGATGAGATGCAACAAAAAGGGTATGATAAATGTGTGGTGGCGTACTCAACGATGATAGTAATGTATGGTAAGACGGGGCAATTAAGAGAGGCAATGAAGCTTCTAGCAAAGATGAAGGAACGAGGGTGTGAGCCTAATGTTTGGGTGTACAACTCGCTAATTGATTTACATGGAAGGGCGATGAATTTGAGGCAAGTTGAGAAGATATGGAAGGAGATGAGACGAAGAAAGGTGAAGGCGGATAGAGTGAGTTACACAAGCCTCATCGGAGCTTACTCTAGAGCACGCGAGTTTGAAACATGCATCATGTTTTATGATGAATATCGGAGGAATAGAGGAGGGATTGATCTAGCATTGGCGGGTATCATGGTTGGTGTGTTCTCGAAGACTAGTAGGATCGACGAATTGATTAAGCTATTGCAAGATTTGAAGGACGAAGGGATGAAATTGGATACAAGACTTTATAGATCAGCTTTGAATGCAATGAGAGATGCTGGTTTACATATACAAGCAAGATGGTTGGAAGACAGTTTTGGTGTCACTTCTGTTGATCGTCTCATTTCACATAATAAAAGAATCAGAACAACACCTCTTCTGTTTTAA
- the LOC130805425 gene encoding F-box/kelch-repeat protein At3g23880-like, translating to MSEKSLNNNEYGVDNPIPIFIHEKPHRKVLTGLKLLTESYKTVGSHYKIRPSTDKQQDHVSTHQTQLPHDLLMHHILAKMPIKSLLQSKLVSKQWYSTVSSNEFANLHLKTCFSSYYPMISHVECLFIQAEKGFYLFHIQEEDVVIHYSLVKLEPNFGYNPQNKLYLVGSCNGLVCLSDSVTGYFYLWNPVIYHWMRFSDFFLGSGYKCHASWGFGYVSSANDYKVVKIEQKYDTNEVIVLLFSLQTKVWKQIFDHGLEDGVSLTKTSPGVLVNDTLFWIIDHPIKRHIVVGFDLVLEKFEEIPGLTPRSSVSFRDHFLCVMGGCLALYSSNLYKKGCVSILKPSGHVDSISVCSKSDSWSCTSLVGFTRTGKSLVVSKNWELGVIDLDSSPREYLTLITFDKTRDNPCILSFFPSLISLMKV from the coding sequence ATGAGTGAGAAATCACTTAACAACAATGAGTATGGAGTGGATAATCCCATTCCCATCTTCATCCATGAAAAGCCTCACAGGAAGGTACTCACAGGACTCAAATTACTTACTGAATCATACAAAACTGTTGGATCACACTACAAAATCAGACCTTCTACTGATAAACAACAAGATCATGTTTCAACCCACCAAACCCAATTACCCCATGATCTACTTATGCACCATATACTTGCAAAAATGCCCATTAAATCCTTACTTCAATCCAAATTAGTGTCCAAACAATGGTATTCTACTGTTTCCTCTAATGAATTTGCTAATCTTCACTTAAAAActtgtttttcttcttattatcCCATGATTTCTCATGTAGAATGCCTCTTTATACAAGCAGAAAAAGGATTCTATCTTTTCCACATTCAAGAAGAAGATGTAGTGATTCATTATAGCTTGGTAAAACTAGAGCCTAATTTTGGGTATAACCCACAAAATAAGCTATATTTAGTAGGTTCCTGTAATGGGTTAGTATGCTTATCTGATTCTGTTACTGGTTATTTCTATTTATGGAATCCTGTTATTTACCATTGGATGAGATTTTCTGATTTCTTCTTGGGTTCGGGCTATAAATGTCACGCGAGTTGGGGTTTTGGCTATGTTTCCTCTGCTAATGACTATAAGGTTGTGAAGATAGAGCAAAAGTATGACACAAATGAAGTCATTGTGCTCTTATTTTCGTTGCAGACTAAGGTATGGAAACAGATTTTTGATCATGGGCTCGAGGATGGTGTTTCGTTAACCAAAACTAGCCCCGGAGTTTTGGTTAATGACACCCTCTTTTGGATTATAGATCACCCAATAAAGAGGCATATTGTTGTTGGTTTTGATTTGGTTCTCGAAAAGTTCGAGGAAATACCTGGTCTTACACCAAGGAGTAGTGTAAGTTTTCGAGATCATTTTTTGTGTGTTATGGGCGGGTGCTTGGCATTGTACAGCTCGAACTTGTACAAGAAGGGTTGTGTATCGATTTTGAAACCATCGGGACATGTGGATTCGATTTCAGTTTGCTCCAAATCGGATTCTTGGTCGTGTACTAGCTTGGTAGGATTTACTAGGACCGGTAAGTCGCTTGTGGTTTCGAAGAATTGGGAGTTGGGTGTGATTGATCTGGATTCATCTCCTAGAGAGTATTTAACCCTAATAACCTTTGACAAAACTAGGGATAATCCTTGCATATTGAGCTTTTTTCCTAGTTTGATTTCACTTATGAAAGTTTGA